One window of Trifolium pratense cultivar HEN17-A07 linkage group LG5, ARS_RC_1.1, whole genome shotgun sequence genomic DNA carries:
- the LOC123885161 gene encoding aquaporin SIP1-2-like, protein MVNAITAAIGDLVLTFIWMFITSTLGLVTTEILNFLDLQFVSYNGVNYPFIVITTFLIFIIIFTFTAIGNAMGGASFNPTGNASFYAAGLGSDTLFSMALRFPAQALGAVGGAMAIKEVMPPRYSHMIGGPALKVDLHTGAIAEGVLTFVITFLVLFILLKGPRSEFMKTLLMAMSTVAMILAGSAYTGPAMNPILAYGWAYLDNWHNTWDQFYVYWICPFIGSILAAWLFRAVFPPKVAKQKKA, encoded by the exons ATGGTGAATGCAATAACAGCAGCAATTGGAGATTTAGTATTGACTTTCATATGGATGTTCATTACTTCTACCCTTGGATTAGTAACAACAGAAATTCTCAATTTTCTTGATCTTCAATTTGTCTCTTATAATGGTGTTAATTACCCTTTTATTGTAATCACAACTTTTctaattttcattattatatttaCTTTTACTGCCATTGGTAATGCTATGGGTGGTGCCAGTTTCAACCCTACAGGCAATGCTTCTTTCTATGCTGCTGGTCTTGGTTCTGATACCCTTTTCTCTATGGCTCTTCGTTTCCCTGCTCAG GCATTAGGTGCAGTGGGTGGTGCTATGGCAATTAAAGAAGTAATGCCACCAAGATATAGCCACATGATCGGAGGACCTGCTTTGAAGGTTGATTTGCATACTGGAGCTATTGCAGAAGGAGTGTTGACATTTGTAATCACTTTTCTTGTTCTCTTCATCTTGCTCAAAGGTCCTCGTAGCGAATTTATGAAGACTTTGTTGATGGCTATGTCGACCGTGGCTATGATCCTCGCTGGTTCTGCTTACACCGGACCAGCAATGAACCCTATCCTT GCATATGGTTGGGCATACCTAGATAACTGGCACAACACATGGGACCAATTCTATGTTTACTGGATTTGTCCTTTCATTGGATCAATACTTGCTGCTTGGCTGTTTCGTGCTGTTTTCCCTCCAAAAGTGGCAAAACAAAAGAAAGCATGA